TTACTAGGGATGAAATTCTTGGGAGAAACGATTCTGGGAAAAAGAAGGTTCTCCAAGCATTAGGAGTACCATTGTCCAATATAACTCCACCTTCCAAGTAACTCATTCCATTGCCTGTTTTTCTTCCATGCCTTGCAATAAAATTTTCTTGGTCTCTGGTAAAACCTGAGAAATTGCTGTAAAGTATTTGCGCCCACAGAACCTGATCatatattaattcaaatatATTAAGATACTTTTAAACATAACCTaaaacatgttttttttttttaaaaaaaaaatctgataaagatttaattttatgataaaagATGATATATATCATAAATAAGCGAATTTCATTTTATTCCTTCGGTGTatttgtaaataaatttatttttaaaattaaaacaattaatcatatatttttttaaataacataatttaattaCTATCGAATTGGACCGCGACGGGAAGACGGTATGAATAAAAGTAATTAGAATGGTTAATGAAACGGCactattttaagttttaaaccAATTTAAATTCCCTATATTTCGAATTAAAGAAAATGGTATACTATCGCGTCActacttttcaatttttcacaTGTTATAATTTGCTAAAGTTACAGGTGGAGTGCTCGAGTAGCGGATACGTCTAAGTCTTGGCGGCAAGATAAAATATGGTAAGGTATTAATAAAGCCGACCATTTATTTTTGACTTTTATGATTTATAATCACtataaaaatatcataatattattaaattaacatttattaataattcattACATAAATAATATCGTAATTAGTTGcattcatttttataattataatattaaatatatttatgtattttatgttttgttgacttattaaaattttatttatgtttgACTTTTACTTTGAGcatcattttataataatttgttcCTTGAAACAAAACTAATGAAGAGCCAAATGGGCGGCTAAGAAGGTatatcttattttcttttctaggTAATTTGTCTTTTCCAAGCAAAAGATACATCGTATTTCTATTTTATCTCTTATATGTTGTCTTTCTTTATTCTATTATTCCCTACTAATCTTCTCCATTAGCATAGTTTTCCAGCATTTTTTTCCTTGAcgttttttacttttctatttaattttctcAAGGACGTAGTCCATTTAACTAACAGAACGCCTTGCCTGCACGATTCTGTCCTCCAAAAGAAActtgacaaaaagaaaagaaaagaaaaagtcttTATATGCTTCTATGATGGATATATAGATATGGGATCTTAACATAAGAAAatttaatactattaaaattatatgtacaattataaaattttggtTCAAATCTCAATAAATCACCACTGCTTTATTGCTTCACGAAGCTATACGCATATGCAAGATAGATAGATAGTAAAAAAAGGGTTGAATTTGCTTTAGACGTACGTACCCTTTTGGAGGCGGGGGCTAAGGCAATCCTTGCCCTGGTTATAATCCCAAATTGCCCTAAGCCGCCCAAGACTCCATAGAACAGCTCAGAATTCTTATTTGCGGAGCAGGTCACGAGCTCTCCTTTTCCTTGATCAAGCAAAACACTTATCGCCATTAAGCTATACCCTAAACGTATAACTTCATGCATGCTTAAGAATTAATACTTAACCAAATTTTCAGGCTCGAGTAAGAACAATACAAGAATTAAGAGGCGACCAAGTAAATCATATGACCTGTCACATCTGACATTTTATGAATTAAGAAGGTAAATATATGGGTCATTCTGATATCCATCTTATTGTAAGATATGACTAATTATGGTTCTATTTATAGTAAAGGTGACACGATTAAAACAGACAATCATGTGATAGACTATTCGGTGCTAATCCCATATTTGAGTTTTGCTCAAATCAATTAGGAGTAACGTGATTGCATGACTTATACCATCCATTGAAGTAATCCCATGAAAatcaaaagaagaaagaaactcATGATAATACTTTACTTTATCAGACAAGTAATTACCATAGCTCAATTCATGGCCACAATAGCATGCAAGAACAAATTAATTTGATATTAATTATTGATTACGTATTGATTGATTTACATACTCTTATAAAAGGATTTGAGTTTAATTGCAAAAAAGAATTTAACGTTTGAACTTTGACCCGATCATTGATATATGATTTCCAAAATCATCACATACGTAATATGATAATAATTAACTTTATAATGACataaatattcttttatatCCTCTCATTAATGGACatttgttggaaagataaggtATAGCCAAATCTTCCTTGGTAGGGTGGATATTGCCATATGATTTTAAATTATGGTTCTATGGTAGAGTATTTCCAATCTTCAACTGAACCAACTGCaatatcataacatatttccTTGCCTAATATaggttaataattataaatagaattatttaaaatttttttaaagaaaaagaagccAGGAgagaaacataaaaaaaatgatttgcATATGATCATTACAATATGAAAAATGGAGAAGGAAATGATAATCTTACCAGTAACAACATCCAATTCATAAACGTTTCTAATCTGAGGACCAAATCGAAAAGTTTGTCCACTAATTCCAGCATTAGAAAGAGTCCCACCAACGGTTAGCTCCAAATAATCAGTCCATGAAACAGGTGCAACTCCTCGTTTCACTGTTGCATTTAGCACATCAATCCATAGCTGCTCACCTCCAACATCAGCAAACAAAGGTCTTTTAGAGATAAAAATCCCAttccctttcttcttttctcttaaaGCCTTCATGTCCACCACCACCCCATTATTAACCAAGTCCTGTCCATGAGTACTATGGCCATTGCCTCTGGCGGATATTCCAAAAGGCGTTGAACAAGTGAAGGAGGCTTCAATGAGACAGGATATATCTTGCACGGATAATGGATAAAGAACAGCTGCTGGTTTGTTGCGGACTATGTTACCATAATCGGTGGAGGTTGATTCTACGGCTGCAGGATCGACATGAAGCCTATCTGTGAGTTCCGGTGGCATTGGACATCCCAAGAGTTCTGATTTCACTAGAGCGTACGTGAAAAGGGTTACCAAAAGCCTAAAGAGGATAAGTCTCGGGATCAGAGAATTCTTGGAGGCCATGGTTTTTTTAAAGTAAGAGAATGATAaatgagagagaagagagagttgGGTTTGTGGTTAGGGAGTTGGTGATTCGATCGATGAAGGGAAAAGGAGGATTGCATGTGTATTTAAAGGGGAAATTTGCATGAGATTGGTGACTAGTTACTTGTAATCATCATAAAGAAGAAATCGTATTTTTACAATTTGTTTTGGTAGTCATCTTTATTGGTGATGAAGATACCGACCAATGGCTATACAGATTTTATTTCTTCCTTCTTGTGCCTAATTATACTGCATAAGCCCGAATCTGATGGATTTGGAAGTTTGATCGTGTGGTTAATGTTGGTCGAGTTTGGTCAAATTTGTTTTTGTATTTTTCTTCAAATTATCCCGTTGGGTCaaactttaatatatatatattttaagtattttaaaatccCTAATTCAATTCAtccttttcattttttaattattaaaaaaagttaattatgtATGGTCTTTTTTTATGTTaacaaattaatagaaaaaaacaCTAGAAAACGAGAGGATCAGTTCTAGGTAAATTATGAACTGTTTAGCCGTTGGATTGGTCATAGACTGGTAAGGTTCTCAAAATTCGTCCGTTCAGTTGCTTACAGACGTCGAGAGAAGGAAACGTCATCTACGGCCGGTCTAACTATAGCTTTGTCTAATTTGCTGTGCAGTGATCATGAGTTCTACCACCACTCGGTCAATATATtcgattaattaaattaaattataaatagataTACATAAAAATACATGCCGAGAATTTTTCATCTGTTGGTATTGTACACCTCGATATATAGAAATAAGAATTTTCCATGCATGCAAAGGTAGTGTGCGGTTTTTATCCTGCAAGAGGAGCTTTGAACATCATTCTTTAGGATGAATGTTACGGCTGGAGAATGATTTGATGTGTGGTTTTTGGAATTGCTTGCTGGAAAATATGTAACATAGAAACCTGATTCTCTTTGCTGAAAATTTCAAGAACAACGGGAGTTTCAATGCAGGAGATGAGATCTTTAATAATATTCATGCGTTTGTTAGGGCAGAATCGAGTTTGAATGAGTATGAACTGGTATATTGACGCTCAACATTGATGGTTCTCTGATTGGAGAGACTAAATTAATTAGTCTATGGTGCAGGCCTGTTTCCCTGACCGTAGGATGTAAAAATGCAAGAATTGAAAGTGGTAGGTCTgtttttcatttgattttgatttgaattaaaattaaaaaagaaaaaattaaagtgaTAAAACGAGTACTTTTGTGATAATTGTTGGATTTCTGATACTCAGACTATAGTCGAGTCATGTTAGATGGCCAGACTGTAACCCCATCAAAATCCAATACGTAGATTTGTCTTATAGCATGCAGTCCAGGCCACGATCGGGCAGGCCGAGCAGAGCACGGTTCGGGTCCAACGGAAAAGGATGCAACTCAACTGACTTGATGGGTCAGTGGGGGAACAGATCCTTCCACATCTGGGATCATGTCAACACAGGCGCCAGAGAGAATTAAATAGCTGACTGACGATGGAGAAAAGGGCAGCACGTCCATACGTACGGCTCTGCATGATAACGACATGTGGTACTGTAGTATAGAGGCAGTTATACGTCACTAGAGGACAaaagggaaaaataataaaggaAGAGAGCTTGAACCACTCAGACTAAACTTACACACACATACCCTAGTCCTATCTTtgattggatctcagatcatcaattggcgctgtCTATGGGGATGAAGGAGATCTTTTTTTGTCACTGGAGTTCTCATCCTCATCACACCCACTGAAATCCATATGACTAATCATGGCGAAAACCACACCGGAAACACCCCAATCGACCTGAACTTTACTCAAGAGGGACCACAAATTTCATTTTCTAGCCCTATCACCCCATTAAACCAATCACCTGTGTTGTTTAACTCCTCACCAAGGTCGGTAGGGACCATGTCCCAAACTACCCTATCTGACCAAGAGCTACAAAACATGGCTCTCTAACTCCAAAATACTGCCTATTGGCTGGGGCAAATACTATAGCAAAGGAAACTCAACACCCCATTGGGCATACCCCTAGTAACCGAAGGATTCAATGTTAATGAGTCTCAACCCATATTGAACCATCAAACCCCTCAATAAAGCAGCAGGAGAACGGGTGAGGGAGACATAGAGGTTAGCAAGAGAAATGAGCATGTGGCCAGAGCAAGAGGCCGTAGTAAGGGAGTTCATCGAGAATGACGGGGCCGAGAGCTACTCTTTTGAGCTGGCAGAAAGGTCAGGAAGCGAAGAGTGGGAGAGAAGCTACCGCCTGgagaaaaggctaaggagaGAAGAGGTAGATGTAGATCAGAAGCTAGAGAGGCTAAAGGAGCAGCTCTTAGTAGAGCTGGGGGCACGAGATAACAACAGCCCCTGTTATCGACCTCATCCCTGTTTGTAAGATGGGTGCAACAAGAAACCATCCCAAAAAGTTCATGATGTTGCTAATGGCCGTGTACAATGGTACAAGAAATTCCGAgagcatgtcttgaactacaagacgTTCATGGAGCTTCAGACCTACTCAGGCGCCCTGATGTGCAAAGTCTTTTCCACCACCCTCACTGGATTGGCCTGAGCATGGTTCAATAGTCTAGAAGCAGGAAGTATCAAAAGTTTTATAGACCTGACCGGTGTGTTTATGAACAGGTTCATCACCGGGGTCTCGACAGAAAGGAAAAGAAGCTAGTTGGAGACAATCCGACAGAGGAGGAACGAGTCCCTAAGGGAGTACGTGGCCAGGTTCAAGTCGGTGGCTTTATAAATCCCCAAGCTCAATGAGGCCAAAACAGTAGAAGCCATGCAAAAGGGGACCATCTCTCTAGAGTTTTTTGGATCATTGTGCAGAAAGCCATCTACTACCTTAGtggagctgatgaagagggcagaaaagtacataaggcaaGACGACGCCTTAACCACTGGCAGATTCACCCGAGAGGCAGGAGATAGGGGAAAAGCTATGGAGGACAAACGATTGGATGGGCAAGAAAAGAGGCAAAACTGGGGGCCTGAGGCATTAAATAGGCACCAGTAGGAAAGGAAATAGCAGAGACCATACCAACCCCAGATTCCTGAGGTGATCACTCTCCTGAATATGTCCAGAGTCGAGGTGCTCGTAGCTGTCCAAGACAAGGATTTTATACAATGGCCCAAGTCTATGAAAGCAGATGCAAACAGGAGAGACCCGGACAAGTATTACCAGTACTACCGGACTCATGATCACGACACCAATGATTGTTACCAATTAATAAATGAGATAGAAATGCTCATTAAGAGAGGGCACCTctggaattttataaaaaagttgGAAGGCTAGAGACCCCAACAGAGTGCCACAGCGGAGAGGCCTCAGAGACAAATAGAGAGACTAGTGAATGACGGCTCTAGCGGGACGATCAACATGATCATGGGAGGAACAGGGGGCCGTATGAGCAGAAGGGGGAAGAAGAGAAACAGGAACAGGGAGGGGAGTAGCACTGAAGTTATGCAGATAGTGGAGCATTCCCTAGTAactatctctttctctctggAGGATGCCCAGGGAGTCCCGATGACTTATGATGATGCCCTGGTCATAAAGGCTGTCATTCACAACTTTTGGGTTCAAAAAGTTTTAGTGGATGATGAGAGTAAGGTGAACCTACTACTCTACTAAGTCTTCCAACAGATGAACATACCAGAGGAATAGCTGGTCAGAGACTAAGCTCCAATTAAGGGAATAAGAGGGACTCCAGTGGCAGTGGAGGGGAAAGTAAAAGTAGCCCTCACCCTGGGAGAATTGCCCCTATCCTGAACTCACTATACAGTGTTCCTCGTGGTAAAGCTGCCCCTGAACTATAATGCCATTTTGGGAAGGTCGATGTTGTACGACTTCAAAGCAGTGACCAGTATCCGGTATTTGACCATGAAATTTTGATAGAAGCAGGGGTGGGGGTAGTTTGAGGAAGATAGAAGGAAGCTCGAGCTGTATATCTAGCCACAATAGAATAGCCGAGCACCCAATCCGAAGGGATAAACCCTGAAGTCATGGAGCTCCGAGATGAGAAGAAGGAGGCTAGGACTGAACCTATAGATAAGCTGGAGACATTTTCTCTGTCTGAGAAAGAAGGCAACAAGGTAGTCAGCATCAACTCGGGCCTTGAAAAGGACCAAAAGGAGATAGCTATGTCTCTGATAAGgggacatgcctcaagcttcgcctggaaacTTTCAGACATGCTAGGGATCCATCCCGAGGTAATGATCCACAAATTAAACATCCTCTCCAAGGCCAGACCAATAAAGCAGAAGAAAAAAGTGTTTGGGAAGGAGAAGCAACATGCCACGagggaagaagtgcagaagctagaggAGACCgggtttattagggaagtcatgtatcCATAGTATTTAACCAACCCTGTGCTAGTAAAAAAAGGCTAACGGAAAATATAGAATGTGTATAGACTTCACTGACCTAAATCAAACTTGcccaaaaaaattattatcccctccctgatattaataaaatggtcgattccacGTCCGGTTTTGATTACTTGCC
This Manihot esculenta cultivar AM560-2 chromosome 6, M.esculenta_v8, whole genome shotgun sequence DNA region includes the following protein-coding sequences:
- the LOC110618170 gene encoding cytokinin dehydrogenase 3 — encoded protein: MASKNSLIPRLILFRLLVTLFTYALVKSELLGCPMPPELTDRLHVDPAAVESTSTDYGNIVRNKPAAVLYPLSVQDISCLIEASFTCSTPFGISARGNGHSTHGQDLVNNGVVVDMKALREKKKGNGIFISKRPLFADVGGEQLWIDVLNATVKRGVAPVSWTDYLELTVGGTLSNAGISGQTFRFGPQIRNVYELDVVTGKGELVTCSANKNSELFYGVLGGLGQFGIITRARIALAPASKRVLWAQILYSNFSGFTRDQENFIARHGRKTGNGMSYLEGGVILDNGTPNAWRTFFFPESFLPRISSLVKKHGIIYSLEFALSYDGVTKKIFEQEMNQFIKGLGSKPEVIYQKDVSLVEFLTRVQIQVQKNETHPWLNLFIPKSGISIFNSGVFRDIVLKRNITTGPVLFYPMFRHKWDDRMSAAIPDEDIFYAVGLLYTSGINGWQVYEDQNKAILGFCEKAGIVVKQYLPNHATKEEWTKHFGSKWTNFMEKKARFDPKNILSPGQRIFNNN